One window of the Hippocampus zosterae strain Florida chromosome 8, ASM2543408v3, whole genome shotgun sequence genome contains the following:
- the zgc:92140 gene encoding uncharacterized protein C1orf21 homolog, whose product MGCTSAKQVSAVPNDDEGRGKAYSNGDLFADEYKAKGLEEVKYMRGEENRVNVRNQENLERSNTSQSGKFQKEMAANIKSNIHTSESQQEFFRMLDEKIEKGRDYCSEEEEGS is encoded by the exons ATGGGCTGCACCTCGGCCAAGCAGGTGTCGGCCGTGCCCAACGATGACGAGGGCCGTGGCAAGGCCTACAGCAACGGCGACCTCTTTGCAG ATGAATACAAGGCGAAGGGACTGGAGGAGGTGAAGTACATGAGAGGCGAGGAAAACCGGGTCAATGTGCGCAACCAGGAGAACTTG GAGAGAAGTAACACATCGCAAAGTGGCAAGTTCCAGAAAGAGATGGCGGCAAATATTAAGTCAAA CATTCACACGTCAGAGAGCCAGCAGGAATTCTTCCGGATGCTGGATGAGAAGATTGAGAAG GGACGTGACTACTGctcagaggaagaggaggggtcATAG